Below is a genomic region from Deinococcus koreensis.
CCACCGCGATCCCGGTGGGGATGTGGGTCAGGCGCACGGCCGAGTCGGTCGTGTTGACGCCCTGACCGCCGGCGCCCTGCGAGCGGAACACGTCGCGGCGCAGATCGGAGTCCGGAATGTGGATGTTGATCTCTTCCTCCGGCACCTCGGCCACCACGTCCACCGAGGCGAAGGAGGTGTGCCGGCGGTTGTTGGAGTCGAAGGGCGAGACCCGCACCAGCCGGTGGACGCCGTGCTCGGGCGCCATCATGCCGTAGGCCTTCTCGCCCCGGATGATGAATTCCGAACTGAGTACCCCGGCCTGCTCGCCGTCCTGCTGATCGACCAGTTCGGCCTTGAAGCCGTGGCGCTCGGCCCAGCGCATGAACATGCGCGAGAGCATCCCTGCCCAGTCCTGCGACTCCGTGCCGCCGGCCCCGCTCTTGACCCGCACGATGGCGGAGGTGTCGGCGTGCTTCATGGTGAACAGCGTCTCGCGGTACAGGTCGTCCACGCGGGCCTGGATGCCCTGCTGCTCCTCGGCCAGCATCTCGCGTTCGTCCGCGTCGGCCATCTCCAGCATCTCGCTGAGGCCCTGCGCGTCGGATTCCAGCGACCTGTACCCGTCCACGATGCGCCGCAGCGTGCCCGCTTCCTGGGTGACCTGCCGGGCGCGGCCGGCGTTGTTCCAGAGTTCGGGGTCGCTCAGCTCGCGGTCGAGTTCGTTCAGGCGACGTGTTTTGCCGGGAATGTCAAAGGTACTCCCGGAGCGACGCCAGTTTTTCCAGTAGTTCCTGCATGGGCGTGCCTCCCTTCCGCGTGGTTCCATAAGAACCGTCCCGTTGGCCGGGGTGCGGGTTAGTGCCGATCTCCGAGTATAGGGGCTCCGAGACCTCTGCAGAAGGGCTGGAGCGGGGCTCCGGGAGGAGTGCAGCGTGTCCTTGCAGGCCCCCTCTTTTGAAGCGGGCTGGTGGGGCGTTTCTTGGATCGTTCAGGTGGCCCCTTCAGGCGGGTTCGGAGGGCCACGGGCGGGGGAGGTGACCGGCATCTTCAGGCGGGGGTTGACAGCACCGGGTGTGGCGAGTATTGTTTCTGAGCCTCTGCGGAGGCGGGCCGCATGACAGGGGAAGAAGAAGCGAGAGCAGGATCGTCCGACAGGACGTGGCCGGCGGTTGATCCCTTTTGGGGGATGAACTCCAGACAGGCCGAAGGTCGAGAGACCAAGCAAGTGATCTACGGATCACAGCCAAGCAACCAGCTTGGATCAACATATCTATGACGGATCTTCGGATCTGAGTAGAACCATTTTATGGAGAGTTTGATTCTGGCTCAGGGTGAACGCTGGCGGCGTGCTTAAGACATGCAAGTCGGACGGCGGAGCTTGCTCCGCAGTGGCGCACGGGTGAGTAACGCGTAACTGACCTACCCCCAAGTCGCGGATAACCATCCGAAAGGATGGCTAATACGTGATGTGCTGCATGATCATGTTCATGCAGTAAAGACTGGATCGTTTGGGGATGGGGTTGCGTTCCATCAGCTAGTTGGCGGGGTAAAGGCCCACCAAGGCGACGACGGATCGCCGGCCTGAGAGGGTGGCCGGCCACAGGGGCACTGAGACACGGGTCCCACTCCTACGGGAGGCAGCAGTTAGGAATCTTCCACAATGGGGGCAACCCTGATGGAGCGACGCCGCGTGAGGGATGAAGGTTTTCGGATCGTAAACCTCTGAATCTGGGACGAAAGACGCGACGAGCGGGATGACGGTACCAGAGTAATAGCACCGGCTAACTCCGTGCCAGCAGCCGCGGTAATACGGAGGGTGCAAGCGTTACCCGGAATCACTGGGCGTAAAGGGCGTGTAGGCGGTTCACTAAGTCTGGTTTTAAAGACTGCGGCTCAACCGCAGGGATGGACTGGAGACTGGTGGACTGGACCTCTGGAGAGAGAACTGGAATTCCTGGTGTAGCGGTGGAATGCGTAGATACCAGGAGGAACACCAATGGCGAAGGCAGGTTCTTGGACAGAAGGTGACGCTGAGGCGCGAAAGTGTGGGGAGCGAACCGGATTAGATACCCGGGTAGTCCACACCCTAAACGATGTACGTTGGCTCATGGCAGGATGCTGTCATGGGCGAAGCTAACGCGATAAACGTACCGCCTGGGAAGTACGGCCGCAAGGTTGAAACTCAAAGAAATTGACGGGGGCCCGCACAAGCGGTGGAGCATGTGGTTTAATTCGAAGCAACGCGAAGAACCTTACCAGGTCTTGACATCCATGGAACCTTTGAGAGATCAGAGGGTGCCCTTCGGGGAGCCATGAGACAGGTGCTGCATGGCTGTCGTCAGCTCGTGTCGTGAGATGTTGGGTTAAGTCCCGCAACGAGCGCAACCCCTACTTCCAGTTGCCAGCATTGGGTTGGGCACTCTGGAGGGACTGCCTATGAAAGTAGGAGGAAGGCGGGGATGACGTCTAGTCAGCATGGTCCTTACGACCTGGGCGACACACGTGCTACAATGGCCGATACAACGCGCTGCGAACTCGCGAGAGTGAGCGAATCGCTGAAAGTCGGCCCCAGTTCAGATCGGAGTCTGCAACTCGACTCCGTGAAGTTGGAATCGCTAGTAATCGTGGGTCAGCATACCGCGGTGAATACGTTCCCGGGCCTTGTACACACCGCCCGTCACACCATGGGAGTAAATTGCAGCTGAAACCGCCGGGAGCCTCACGGCAGGCGTCTAGGCTGTGGTTCATGACTGGGGTGAAGTCGTAACAAGGTAACTGTACCGGAAGGTGCGGTTGGATCACCTCCTTTCTACAGCGCTCCGCTTCTCTTCTTCCCCCGCAGCCCTGGCACCCCCCCTACGCATGTAGGGGGGGTGCCTTTATGTTGCTTGCACTGGGTTCGGGCGCTGCCGGCCAGGGATTCCCCTGACCCGGCGCTCCCTCTACACTGCTGCCCATGAACGACGTTTCTCAGATGTTCGAGCAGGCCCAACAGGATGTGCAGACCCTCCGGAAGAAACCCGGAAACGCCCAGCTGCTCCAGCTCTACGCGCTCTACAAACAGGGCACGCTGGGCGAAGTGCAGGGGGCGCGCCCGGGGGGCTTCGACTTCGTGGGCGGGGCCAAATATGACGCCTGGGCCGCACTCCAGGGCCGGTCGCAGCGGGAGGCCCAGGAGGCGTATGTCGCGCTGGTGGCGTCCCTGAAAGACCAGCAGGGGTGAGGGGCGGCCGGCCGCTCCCGACGCTGGGGCGCTTCAGCCGGCGGCGACCTGACCCGGCTGGCACGGAATCCGGGTAAGCTGCACGGGTGACGGACGCGCCTGACACGCAGCCCGCGATGCTCGCCCATGCCAAGGCCCGCATGAGGGAACGCGCGGCCGAGTATGCCCGCGCGGCCCCCGGCCTCGACGCCCACAGCCTGATGGCCGGTCTGGACGAGGTCAAACTGCTGTTCATGCCGATGGGCGAGCGCGACGGCGCCTATGATCCCGAGCACCGCGTCATCATGATCAATTCCTCGGTGCGGCCGGAGCGGCAGCGCTTCACCCTGGCCCACGAGATCAGCCACGCCCTGCTGCTGGGCGACGACGACCTGCTCAGTGACCTGCACGACGCCTTCGAGGGCGAGCGGCTGGAGCAGGTCATCGAGACGCTGTGCAACGTGGGGGCGGCCGCCATCCTGATCCCGGCGGAGCTGATGGCCGACATGCTCTCGCGTTTCGGGCCGACCGGGCGCGCCCTGGGCGAGCTGTCGCGCCGGGCCGACGTGAGCGCCAGCACCGCGCTCTACACCCTGGCGGAGAACACCGACGCGCCCGTGATCTACGCCGTGTGCGCCGTGACCCGCGCCGAGCGTGAGGGCGATGAGCCCGGCAACGGTTCCGGCGGTGGGAAGGAGCTGACGGTGCGCGCCAGCAGTTCGGCCCCCGGCGTGAAGTACAGCCTGCGGCCGGGGACCCCCATTCCCGACGACCATCCGGTCGCGGTGGCGCTGGAGACCCGCCTGCCCATAACCGGGGACAGCTACGTGCCGTTCCGCTCGGGCCGCCGGATGCCCGCCCTCGTGGACGCCTTTCCGGATCGCTACCGGGTGATGGTCAGCTTCCTGCTGCCCGAGAAGGCCAGCGAGAGCGCCCGCGACGCCCAGAGCCAGGCCCAGACCTCTGCCGGGGCCGGAGTGCTGAGGGGTTGAGCCGGACGCACCACCTCCAGTTCCGCTTCCCGGTGCCCGGCGCCCGGCGTACCGCTGAGGGCTGGCGGCTGACCTGGACGGGTACGGCGGTCATGGGCATCCTGAACGTCACGCCGGACTCCTTCAGCGACGGGGGCCGGCACGCCACGCTGGACGCAGCGCTGGCGGCTGCGCGCGCGATGCGGGCGGCCGGAGTGCTGATGGTGGATATCGGCGGCGAGAGCACCCGCCCCGGCGCCGAGCCGGTGGCGGCCGAACAGGAACTGGGCCGCGTGCTGCCCGTGATCCGGGCGCTGGCCGGCGAGGGGCTGGTGATCAGCGTGGACACCATGAAGGCCGAGGTGGCCCACGCCGCCCTGCAGGCCGGGGCGCACCTGATCAACGACGTGACTGGCCTGCGTGACCCGGGGATGGTGCAGGTCTGTGCCCAGGCCGGGGCCCCCGCCTGCGTGATGCACATGCAGGGCGAGCCGCGCACCATGCAGGCCAGCCCCCAGTACGCCGATGTGGTGGCCGAGGTTCACGGCTTCCTGCGCGGGCGGATCGCCGACGTACTCGCCGCCGGCGTGCCGGATGTCCTGCTCGATCCGGGGATCGGCTTCGGCAAGACGCTGGAGCACAACCTGGCCCTGCTGCGCGCCCTGCCGGAGCTGACGGCCGGGCCGCAGGGTGTCCTGGTGGGCGCGAGCCGCAAACGGCTGATCGATTATCTGGCCGGGGTTCCGCAGGCCGACGAACGCGACCCGGGCAGCCTGGCGCTGCACCTGCACGCGGCACGTTGTGGGGCGGCGCTGGTGCGGGCGCACGCGGCGAGTGCCCATGTCCAGGCGCTGCGGGTACAGGCCGCGCTGGAGGAACACGTCTGAGGCAGACCTCACCGGACTCTGCTCTACACTCGGGGCGTGAGCAGGGTGGTTCTGGAGGGGCTGGAGTTTCATGCCCGGCACGGCGTCTACGACACCGAGGCCGTGCTGGGGGCGCGCTTCATCGTGGACGCCGAACTGCACTACGACTTCGCCGGCCTCCGGGACGAGCTGAGGGAAGCGGTGAACTACGCCGCCGTGTACGCCGCCATTCAGGAGGAGGTCACCGGCAGGCGCCACCAGCTGATCGAGGTGCTGACCGACCGCATCGCCCGGCGCCTCCTGAAAGATCAGCCCAGACTGAGCCGCGTGGTGGTGCGCGTGCATAAGCCCTTCGCCCCGCTGCCGGGCGTCTTCCGCGACGTCTACGCCGAACTCATGCTGGAGCAGGGCGGCCCTTGAGCAGCGCCTTCGTCGCCCTGGGAGCGAACCTGGGACGACCGCTGGAGACGCTGCGCTGGGCCGTGCGCGAGCTGGCCGGGCTGGGTACCGTGCGGGCGGTGTCGGGGCTCTACCGCACGGCGCCGGTGGGCGGCCCACCGAATCAGCCGGACTATCTGAACGCCGCGCTGTGGCTGGACACGAGCCTGGCGCCAGAGCCGCTGCTGCACGCTCTCCACGAGGCCGAAGCCCAGGCCGGACGCCAGCGCCGGGAACGCTGGGAGGCGAGGGTGCTGGATCTCGACCTGATCCTGTATGACGACCTCGTGATGCCCGGCCCCCCGGAACTGCCGCACCCCCGCGCCTGGGAACGGGCCTTCGTGCTGGCCCCGCTGAGCGACCTGAACCCGGAGCTGCGCCATCCCCAGACCGGGGAGAGCGGGCGGGCGGCGCTCCTGCGGGTGGGCAGCGCCGGGATCCAGCGGGAGGCGCCGGCGGACTGGGTGTCGGGAACGGGCCAGCCCACGGCTGGACGGGAGTCCGGATGACACTCCCGGCCGCCGCCAGAACGCTATGCTGGCAGGCACTATGAGTGAACTGTCCCACCCCAAACGCCGCTCGGGAGCGGGCCGCATGTTCCAGTGGCTCTCCCTGCTGCTGACCCTGGCGCTGCTGGGCTTCGTGACCGCCGTGGCCGTGCGGAACAACCCCATCTACAGCGACCGTGAGGCCAATGGCGTCAGCAAGTACCACTTCATCGAAGAGTGCAAGGAGATCGCCGGCAACAGCGAGGAGCTGACGGTGGGCGCACAGGGTCAGAGCATCCCCCTCAAGACGCTGGTCGGGCAGAGCCGCCCGCTGGCCGCTGGCGAGAGCATCCGTACCACGCTGGAGGCCGAGTCCGCGCAGATCGTGCGGAGCACGCAGACGGTGGAGGGCGGCGGCTGGACCCTGAGCGGCGTTCCCGTGACCATCTCGGTGGTGGGCAAGAGCACGAGCACGCTGGGCCAGTTGCCCCTGCAGTGCGCCTACGACAAGAAGGCCGGCAAGACGACCGCGCAGCTTCAGCTTCCGGGCCAGCAGTAAGGGCCAGCACTCCAGCAAAGCCCAGCAGACGCGCCGCCTCTTCGACAGGGCGGCGCGTTTTTCGATCTCCACGTATGGTCACTGGCCAAAGCGCTACATCACCACGTCCAGCCCGCTCAGGCATTCCTCGGCGATGGCGCGGGCCAGGGGGTCGCGGGTGGAGCGGGCATAGGACACCCCCAGGTGCAGGTGGTGCTGCCCGCCGCGTGAGCCGACCAGCTCCAGCGTCTGGTAGAAGGCCAGGTGGGTGTGCGCCAGCAGCACGTCGCGCGTGCGCTCGGGCGGTTGCAGCCGCAGCAGGCCCAGCGCCTCCTCGTAGGCCTCCAGGGCGCGGCGCTGATCCCCCTCCACGGCCCATTCGCGCCCCAGTTGCAGGGAACGGGCAGCAGTCAGGTAGGCACTCCGCATGGCCGGAGTCTAGAGCATGGGCCGTGAGGGTGGTCGGGCCAGCGAGGGCGGCCGATCTGGACGACCGAGCCTGGACTGCGGCCCAGCGCCGGCCTGCCCGGATGCTAGCCTGCGCTGACTCACCACAACGATCCGGGATTGCCGCGCCAGCGCGTACTCTCCTGCAAGCCGGAGGCCACGATGACCGAACACGAAACCATCTTCACCATCGAGGCGACGCCCGTGAAATTCGGCCCCGGCGCTTCACGGGACGCCGGCTGGGAGCTGCGGCGGCTGGGGGCGCGGCGGGCCTTCGTGGTCGTCGACCCCGGGGTGCTGGCGGCCGGCGTGGCAGGGCCGGTGCTGGAGAGTCTGCGGGAGGCGGGCATCGAGACCGTCCAGTACAGCGACGTGGAGACCGAGCCCGATATCGCGGCCCTGGCGCGGGCGGTGCAGGCCGCGCGTGAGGCGGGTGTGGACTCCTTCGTCGCCCTTGGCGGGGGCAGCGCCATCGACACCACGAAGGTCGCCAACCTGCTGGGCACGCACGGCGGCGAGATCATGGACTACGTGAATCCGCCCGTGGGCGGTGGCCGCGCGCCTCCCGGCCCGCTGCGGCCCCTGCTCGCCATTCCCACCACGTCGGGGAGCGGGTCGGAGGCGACCACGGTGGCGATCGTCGATCTGCCGGATCTGGGAATCAAGACCGGCATCAGCCACCGCCTGCTGCGGCCGACCCAGGCCATCGTCGACCCGGAGCTGACCCGCAGCGCGCCCGCCGCCGTGATCGCCGCTGCCGGGCTGGACGTGGTCTGCCACGCCGCCGAGAGCTTCTTGAGCCGGCCCTACACCACCCGGCCCCGACCGGCTTCGCCCGCGGAGCGCCCGCCCTACCAGGGCAGCAATCCGGTGGCGGACGTCTGGTCGGCCCAGGCTCTGCGCTATGGCGGCCAGTACCTGCGCCGCGCCGTGCAGGACGCAGACGATCTGGAGGCGCGCGGGTTCATGATGCTGGCAGCCACCATGGCCGGCGTGGGCTTCGGCTCGGCGGGCGTGCATATCCCGCACGCCTGCGCGTACCCCATCGCGGGCCTCAGGCACGTCTACCGGCATCCGGGCTACCCCGGCACGAAGCTGTTCATTCCACACGGGTTCAGCGTGATCGTCACGGCGCCCGCCGCCTTCCGCTTCACCTTCGACGCCGACCCCGCCAAGCACCTGAGGGCCGCCGAACTCCTGAGCGGCCAGCCCCAGACCCCTGGCGACCGCGACGCCCTGCCCCGCGCCCTGGCCGCCCTGATGCGCGATGTCGGCGCCCCCACCCGCCTGCGCGAACTGGGCTACGACGAATCCGACCTGCCGGCCCTGATCGACGGCGCCCTGAAGCAGCAGCGCCTGCTGGCAGTGGCGCCCCGGATGCCCGCCCGCGACGACCTGGAGACCATCCTGCGCGAGTCTTTGTAGGGAGGGGAGTGATGGGTCATGGGTGATGAGTGATGAGACGTCCCAGAGCCCGTGGATTCCTCCTCATCACTCAACCCTTTGTCCTTGCTCCTATCCCTCCAGCGGAATCACGGTGATCATCCCGGTCTCGGCCTCGCCGTCGATGGTCAGCACCTCCAGGCGGCAGGGCAGGTCATCGCGGCCCAGTTCGCGGCTCAGGTAGGTCAGGGCGGCGCGGTGCATCAGCGAGAGCTTGCGCGCGGTGACCGACTCGGCGGCGCTGCCGTAACGCGCGCCCCGCCGCTGCCGGACTTCGGTAAAGACCAGCACGGCGCCCTCGCGGCTGATCAGGTCGATCTCGCCGCCGGGGATACGGTAGTTGCGGGCCACGATCTCGCGGCCCAGGGCCTCGAGGTGCGCCGCCGCACGCGCCTCGGCCCCTGCACCCTTCAAGCCGCGCCCTTCATAGCGTCAGTCTCATGGGGTCAGGCCAGCCACGCGGCCCAGCCGGTGAAATCGGGCACGGCGAGGGACGCTCCGGCTTCCAGCAGCGCCGCGGCCGGCGCGGTGGTTGTCAGGGCCACCACCCGGCAGCCGGCCCCGGCGGCGCTGCGAACGCCGTTCACCGCGTCCTCGTGGGCCAGACAGTCGGCGGCGGCCAGGCCCAGACGGGCGGCGCCCAGCAGGAAGGGCTCGGGGTGGGGCTTGCCGCGCGCGACGTCCTCGCCGGTCACGCGCGTCCCGAAACGCGGCCCGAAGCCCAGCTGCTCCATTCCGAAGGCGACGTTCGTGAGGCCCGCACTGGTCACCAGGGAGAAGGGAATGCCGCGGACGTCCAGCTCGTCCAGGTAGCGGCTCAGGCCCGCGACCTCAGTCAGGGCGCCGGCCGCCAGCTGCCGGTAGCGGCCCTCCTTGGCCTCCTCGAAGCGCCCCGCCAGTTCGGCGTCGGGGGAGACCCCGGTCAGGCGCTCGATGATCTCCGGATTGCGGCCGCCGTCCACCTTGGTGTCCAGATCGTGCTCACTCAGGTGCAGGCCCAGCACCGTGCGCGCCGTCTCGGCCCAGGCCTGCCGGTGGTGGTGGTTGTTGGCGGTGAGCACGCCGTCCATGTCGAACAGCACGCCGGCCGGGCGCCAGGGCCAGCCGGGGGCCGTGGCCGGGGGCCGGGCCTCCAGGGTCACGCGTCCTCCGCTTCCGGGCCGTGGCCCAGGTCGCTCAGCAGGTCGCGGTAGAGGCGCGCGGCATCGGCCCGCACCTCGTCCAGCGTGGCGTCGTCGGACGAGAGTTCCACGGCGGCGTCCAGCGCCTCCGCGAGCACCGCCGCGTAGATCGGCCAGCGTTCACCCGCCGGGCGGGGAGGGGCCGCGCCCGGCGGCTCCCCGTCCAGCGCCCGCAGCGCCGACTCGGCCGCCACCCGCTCGGCTTCCTTCTTGCTGCGGCCCTCGCCTCCGGCGCCCAGCGGGCGGCCGCCCACCAGCACGGTCGCGTGGAAGGTGCGGTCGTGGGCGGGGCCGCTGGTCTCGGCCTCGAAGGTCGGGACACCCAGGCCCAGCGCCAGCACCCGCGCGATCAGATCTCCCTTCGCGTTCATACCAGGAGCGTAGCAAGCCTGATGCCCGGCGCCGCCTGCGGCGCTACGCTGGGGTATGCGTGTCCGGGTGCTTCCGCTGCTGCTGAGCCTTCCACTGCTGTGTCCGGGGGCCCAGGCCAGAGGGGGCGGGGGCGCCCCTCCCTTCGCCGCCCCGCCTCCGGTCGTGCGGCCGGGGCAGGTCTGGACGCTGGACGCCACCACCGCCCAGGGCGAGCGCTTCCAGACCGCGCTGCAGGTGGGCCGTGCCGCGCCCACCGGCACCCCCGCCACCTACCGTGCCGACCGGGGCGTGCTGATCCTCGATGCCCCGCGCGGCTCGCTGGTCGCGCTCGACCTTCAGGACGCCCGGGCCGGGGGGCTGGGGCTGGCCTGCGTGGTGACGGGCAGCCTCGGCGCCCCCGTGCTGGAGGGCGTGCTGGCGGTGGGCCCCCTGGGGGAGCTGCCGGCGCGGCTGGAGCAGGCGCTGGCGGTCGTCGGCGTGGCGCGCACGCCGGCCGAGCGGGCCGAGGCCAGCCGGGAACTCGGGCTGGGGACGTGCAGGCTGACGCTCGGCCGCTGAGCCCGTCGGGGCGGGCCCCTATTTCACCCGCTCGATCACCAGCGACGTCGCGTTGTCGGGGGCTCCGGCGTCCAGCGCCAGCTTCACGAGCTGATCGGCCAGCGCCTGGATGTCGGGCTCGCTGAGCAGCAGGCCCAGCAGCCTGTCGGGCACGATCTCACCCCACACGCCGTCGCTGACCAGCAGCACGCGGTCGCCCACGCCCAGTTCCGGCGCGTCGTCCAGGGTCTGCACGTAGCCCTCCTGGGGCACGCGCAGGCTGCCCAGCGACCGCAGCACCTTGTTGCGCTCGGGGCTCTCCTGCGCCTCCTCGGGGGTCATCTGGCCAGAGGCGACCATCGCGGCCACGTAGGAGTGGTCGCGGCTGAGCTGCCTCGCCTCGCCGCCCGACGACAGGTAGGCGCGGGTGTCGCCCACGTGGCCCAGGTAGAGCGCCGCGCCGCGCAGCTCGACCCCGCTGATGGTGCAGCCACCGTCGCGGCCCGCCATCGCCGAGAGCACGGCCGCGTTGGCGTCCCAGACCATGCCGGGCAGGGTGTCCTGGCTGGAGTTCAGGAAGGCCTGCACGGCAGCGCTGCTCGCCACTTCACCCGCCGCCATGCCGCCCATGCCGTCCGAGACGCAGGCCCGCAGCACCAGCTGCGACTGGCCGTGCGCGCCGATCTGCCGCCAGACGAAGCCGTAGGAATCCTCGTTCACGGGCCGGTCGGGGTTCAGCCCGACGGTCGTCGCGGCGGCCACGCGGTAGGCGGGCAGTTCGGGCGTGTCCAGCGCTCTGAGCCTGGTCAGCAGGGCGCTGGGCGTCAGGCGCTGGTCGG
It encodes:
- the prfB gene encoding peptide chain release factor 2 (programmed frameshift); amino-acid sequence: MQELLEKLASLREYLDIPGKTRRLNELDRELSDPELWNNAGRARQVTQEAGTLRRIVDGYRSLESDAQGLSEMLEMADADEREMLAEEQQGIQARVDDLYRETLFTMKHADTSAIVRVKSGAGGTESQDWAGMLSRMFMRWAERHGFKAELVDQQDGEQAGVLSSEFIIRGEKAYGMMAPEHGVHRLVRVSPFDSNNRRHTSFASVDVVAEVPEEEINIHIPDSDLRRDVFRSQGAGGQGVNTTDSAVRLTHIPTGIAVASQVTRSQIKNHDIALQILKQRLYDIEIKKREAEEAKARGEQKKIEWGSQIRSYVLDKQYIKDHRTGLMKHNPDDVLDGDLDDLMWAGLEWMAGKRVAEEGADDE
- a CDS encoding acyl-CoA-binding protein → MNDVSQMFEQAQQDVQTLRKKPGNAQLLQLYALYKQGTLGEVQGARPGGFDFVGGAKYDAWAALQGRSQREAQEAYVALVASLKDQQG
- a CDS encoding ImmA/IrrE family metallo-endopeptidase produces the protein MTDAPDTQPAMLAHAKARMRERAAEYARAAPGLDAHSLMAGLDEVKLLFMPMGERDGAYDPEHRVIMINSSVRPERQRFTLAHEISHALLLGDDDLLSDLHDAFEGERLEQVIETLCNVGAAAILIPAELMADMLSRFGPTGRALGELSRRADVSASTALYTLAENTDAPVIYAVCAVTRAEREGDEPGNGSGGGKELTVRASSSAPGVKYSLRPGTPIPDDHPVAVALETRLPITGDSYVPFRSGRRMPALVDAFPDRYRVMVSFLLPEKASESARDAQSQAQTSAGAGVLRG
- the folP gene encoding dihydropteroate synthase → MSRTHHLQFRFPVPGARRTAEGWRLTWTGTAVMGILNVTPDSFSDGGRHATLDAALAAARAMRAAGVLMVDIGGESTRPGAEPVAAEQELGRVLPVIRALAGEGLVISVDTMKAEVAHAALQAGAHLINDVTGLRDPGMVQVCAQAGAPACVMHMQGEPRTMQASPQYADVVAEVHGFLRGRIADVLAAGVPDVLLDPGIGFGKTLEHNLALLRALPELTAGPQGVLVGASRKRLIDYLAGVPQADERDPGSLALHLHAARCGAALVRAHAASAHVQALRVQAALEEHV
- the folB gene encoding dihydroneopterin aldolase; its protein translation is MSRVVLEGLEFHARHGVYDTEAVLGARFIVDAELHYDFAGLRDELREAVNYAAVYAAIQEEVTGRRHQLIEVLTDRIARRLLKDQPRLSRVVVRVHKPFAPLPGVFRDVYAELMLEQGGP
- the folK gene encoding 2-amino-4-hydroxy-6-hydroxymethyldihydropteridine diphosphokinase, yielding MSSAFVALGANLGRPLETLRWAVRELAGLGTVRAVSGLYRTAPVGGPPNQPDYLNAALWLDTSLAPEPLLHALHEAEAQAGRQRRERWEARVLDLDLILYDDLVMPGPPELPHPRAWERAFVLAPLSDLNPELRHPQTGESGRAALLRVGSAGIQREAPADWVSGTGQPTAGRESG
- a CDS encoding hydroxyacid-oxoacid transhydrogenase, whose amino-acid sequence is MTEHETIFTIEATPVKFGPGASRDAGWELRRLGARRAFVVVDPGVLAAGVAGPVLESLREAGIETVQYSDVETEPDIAALARAVQAAREAGVDSFVALGGGSAIDTTKVANLLGTHGGEIMDYVNPPVGGGRAPPGPLRPLLAIPTTSGSGSEATTVAIVDLPDLGIKTGISHRLLRPTQAIVDPELTRSAPAAVIAAAGLDVVCHAAESFLSRPYTTRPRPASPAERPPYQGSNPVADVWSAQALRYGGQYLRRAVQDADDLEARGFMMLAATMAGVGFGSAGVHIPHACAYPIAGLRHVYRHPGYPGTKLFIPHGFSVIVTAPAAFRFTFDADPAKHLRAAELLSGQPQTPGDRDALPRALAALMRDVGAPTRLRELGYDESDLPALIDGALKQQRLLAVAPRMPARDDLETILRESL
- a CDS encoding YraN family protein produces the protein MKGAGAEARAAAHLEALGREIVARNYRIPGGEIDLISREGAVLVFTEVRQRRGARYGSAAESVTARKLSLMHRAALTYLSRELGRDDLPCRLEVLTIDGEAETGMITVIPLEG
- a CDS encoding HAD family phosphatase, encoding MTLEARPPATAPGWPWRPAGVLFDMDGVLTANNHHHRQAWAETARTVLGLHLSEHDLDTKVDGGRNPEIIERLTGVSPDAELAGRFEEAKEGRYRQLAAGALTEVAGLSRYLDELDVRGIPFSLVTSAGLTNVAFGMEQLGFGPRFGTRVTGEDVARGKPHPEPFLLGAARLGLAAADCLAHEDAVNGVRSAAGAGCRVVALTTTAPAAALLEAGASLAVPDFTGWAAWLA
- a CDS encoding putative dsRNA-binding protein gives rise to the protein MNAKGDLIARVLALGLGVPTFEAETSGPAHDRTFHATVLVGGRPLGAGGEGRSKKEAERVAAESALRALDGEPPGAAPPRPAGERWPIYAAVLAEALDAAVELSSDDATLDEVRADAARLYRDLLSDLGHGPEAEDA